A region of the Dyadobacter sp. CECT 9275 genome:
TGCCAATGTTCCTACACAGTATGCGATCCAGACTGCTCTGGGCGGCTATCAGAGTATCAATGAACTTGTCACTCCCTCGGGCAGGCTGCATAAACAGATGAACCTTATTTATGACCGGCTCACGGCCATACCGGGCATTACCTGCGTAAAACCCAAAGGTTCACTGTACGTCTTCCCGAAAATCGATCTTAAAAAGTTTGGCCTTCATACCGACGAGCAATTTGTTTATGATTTGCTTAGCGAACAAAAAGTGCTGGTTGTGGCGGGTACGGGCTTTAATTATATTACCGATGATCATTTCAGGATTGTATTCCTGCCTACCCTGGACGAACTCAACCAGGCAATGGACAAAGTGCAGTTTTTTCTGGAGAGCCGCAGGGTATTGTCCAGCCGGATGATTGAAGACATTATGGTTTAAAAAACAAAACGTTTCGCTTCCCTCCTTATAACTGAATTGGAATGGAACTTTCGATAGCTGAGAGGAAAAGGCAACGTCTTTTCCTGGTTCTTTGCGGCATTTTTCTTACTAATGCCCTGATCGCCGAAATAGTAGGCGGGAAGATATTTTCGGTAGAAGCATTACTGGGGATTGCCCCGGTACAAATACCAATCGGAGGGCAAAAAATGGATTTTAATATGACGGCTGGTGTAGTAAACTGGCCGATCGTATTTCTTACCTCGGATATTATCAACGAATACTTTGGCAGAAAAGGTGTAAAACGAATATCCTATCTGACTTCGGCATTTATTGTATATACCTTTTTTACTATATTCATTTCCACCCAGTTACCACCTGCGCAATTCTGGCTTGAGGTGAATAAAACAGATTCACAGGGAAACCCGTTTAATATTAACGAAGCGTTTACCAAAGTTTTCAACCAGGGATTGGGAATTATGATCGGCTCCATTACCGCGTTCCTGCTGGGACAGTTTCTGGATGTCTTTGTTTTTTCATGGCTGAGACGCAAGACAGGAACGCGCTATATCTGGCTCCGCGCCACAGGATCCACCATGTTTTCGCAGCTGGTTGACAGTTTCGTGGTGATCGGTATTGCATTTTACGTATTTGGCAACTGGGATTTGAGCCAGGTATTCTCTGTGGGCTCTATCAATTATTTGTACAAAGCACTTGTAGCCATTCTGATGACCCCGTTGCTGTATGTTGCCCATTACTTTATTGATGGCTACCTCGGCAAGGAATATGCCGAAGAACTTTCGCACAAGGCAGCGCATGAACAGTGACGGTATCAGTTTCACTAATATCTGATCAAATACCGCTCCTTCTGAGATTGTCCAGAATAACCGCCGTAGCAATACCGACGTTTAATGATTCGGCCTCCCCGTAACGCGGAATGGTGATACGGTTTGTTACCAGGCCTTCCACCAGGGGGCCTATCCCATTGGATTCATTACCCATCACAATGTATCCGCCGGTTTTTGCAAATTGAAAATCGTATAAGGATTCCCCTCCCAGAAAGGCTCCGGCCACCATCTCCCCCCGGGCGTTCTCGGATAAGTAGCTATCCAAAGGAGTATAAAAAGCATTCACACGGGTAAACGACCCCTTACTCGCGGCAATTACTTTGGGATTGTACCAATCCGTCGTATCCGGCGAACAGATGATGTTTTTGATACCATACCAGTCGGCCACACGGATGATTGTTCCCAGATTTCCCGGATCTCTCACATCGTCCAGCACAATCACATACTCCCCGGGACGTTTACTAATAAATTCGTTTTTTTTGGCTCGGGCAACAGCAATACAGGAGTCGTTTGTCTGAAAAGAACCTAGCCCCTGAAGTTCTTCTAATGAAACAGTTTCGACTTTAGGTATATGCCGGGTTAAAATACTTGAGTATTTTTGTTGAAAATCAATAGTAGCCAATACAAACTCAGTTTCAAAATCAGAGCCGAGCAGTTCTATCACACTTTTTGCTCCTTCTACAATGAAGGCCTGGGAAAGCTGCCTGTATTTCTTGATTTTCAGCGAGTTAATATATTTTATCCGGTTTTTAGATAACATTGAATAATAAGTATAGTGTCCTTTTTACTGTTATAATTCTCCTTTTTTGTACAGGATTACTTTCCTGTGCCCGAAAACCTACCCCCAAACGACAACGTTATTATCTGGGAAATTCTTCCTTCAAAGGTAACAATGTCATCAAAAACAGCGAACTCGAAGCGCTCATTCCTCAAAAACCAAATCGCCGTTTTTTGGGTTTACCCTTTTTCCCATACGTTGGTCTGTATCGCTTCGGTACGCTCTTTTACAGCAGGGAAGAACGGCAGCGCCGGCTGATTGAGGTGACGCAAAATTACCAGAAAGAAACCCGATTAAACGAAAATAATCCCCGAAAGCTTCAAAAGATCGACCGGCGTTATGCAAAAAAGATTGCAAGGGCTCAGGACAGGGTGGATAATGGCAATTTCTGGATGCGGGTTTTGGGAGAGAAACCTGTATTTTACAATGGCAAGGATGTCGAAAAAAACGCTGAAAAAATACAAAAGTATCTTTACAACAATGGTTTCTTTCAGGCCGGCGTTCACTTCACTACGGATACCATCATCAACAGGATCCGCATTATTTATCATCTGAAAGAAGGGAAACCCACCCTGCTGAACCATATCACGTACCGGGTCAGAAATCTGGAAGTTGACAGCATTATTACGGCAAACAAAAAAGATGCGGCCATTGTAACTAATAAAAGGTATGACGGTGATGCCTTTGAAGAAGAGCGTATACGCATCGAAACGTTGCTCCGAAATGCTGGCTATTTCGGTTTTTCGCGCCAGTATGTTAGCTATCTGGTTAATGATACCCTTTCCAACCCCAAGACCGACAGTGCATTAAAGCTCGTGGATGTACAGGTGCGGGTGGACATGCCCGCAAAAGAAATCTACAATAAGCCGTATACCATCCAATCAGTTCATTTTGAAGTGCTCCCACCGTCGGGATTACCGGATTCCCTTTTCCGGAAGGATACCGTGCAGTACCGAGGCATTCAGTATGTTTTTTCGGACAAGAAATTTTCAACCAAAATCCTGAATAATAAAATTCTGGTCAGACCGCAAACGCGGTACAGCCAGTTGAAAGAGCGGGAAACCCAGCAGCAGTTATCGTTAACAGACCAGTTCAGGTTTGTCAATTACAGTTACCGGCTGGACTCCGCAGGACATGGGCTTCACAGCTATTTCAAAGCCATTCCTCTGGAAAAATACCAATTATCCACAGATGTTGGCCTTAATGTTATTCAGCTTCAGGGAGCTCCCGGGCCTTTTGCAAATCTGTCTTACAAGATCAGGAACGTTTTTAACGGCCTCGAAAATTTCGAGTCCAACCTGCGCGGTGGTATCGAGCTTGTTCCCGGTTTTTTGGGAAGCCGGCAGATATACCGCAGTGAGGAAGTTGGACTAACTACCTCGCTGATCTTCCCCAGGTTACTGCTGCCCGGCAGTTTTTTCCAGAGAAAAGCGAAAGTCTACAATCCAAGGACGCAAATTGGGTTAGGTTATAATTATGTCAACCGACCTGAATATACCCGTACCAATGTAAAAATTGCAACAACCTATTCCTGGCAGCCCTCCAATACCACGATTTTCAACCTTTCACTGATTGACCTCAACATCCTGAACACCCAGAATATCCGTCCCGATTTTCAGAATTTGCTGGATACCCTCCAGCTGCAGGGCAATAATCTGATCAATAGCTTCCAGAAATCATTCGTTTCGGACGTTAACTTCAATTTTGTTTACAATACCAACCCGCTCAGCGGTCCGCCAAGGCATGCCAAATACCTGAGGGTTGCGCTGGAATCGGGCGGTACTTCGCTCAACCTGGTCAAAAAACAGGAGGACCTGATCAAAAATATTTTCGGCGACCTTCAGTTTTACAAATATCTGAGGTGGAATGTGGATTACCGGCGGTACTGGCCTATGGGGCGGCAGTCGCTGCTGGTTGCACGAGTGAACAGCGGAGCGGTGTACAGCTATGGCGACAGCAAGGTGCCACCCTATGAAAAGTATTTTTTTGCGGGAGGCTCCAACAGTTTAAGGGCCTGGCTTCCCCGACGCCTCGGACCGGGGAAGGCCAAACCCAGGCTCACTTCCAACAATTTGTCGGTAGAAGCCCCCGGGGAGTTTCTGCTTGAAGGCAACCTGGAATACCGTGGGCACCTGGCCAATTTTTTCGGAGATATTAATTATGCCCTTTTTCTGGATGCCGGCAATGTCTGGAATATTAACAGCTATACCGAAGAGGCCCAGCAATTCAGTTTCAACCGGTTTTACAAGGAAATTGCGGTGGGTACCGGTTTTGGTATCCGTTATGACGTTTCCTATTTCGTCGTCCGGTTTGACTTTGGTGTAAAAGTGTACGATCCGTCCCGGCAAAAATTTGTTTTGAATGAACTCGAAACCGACAAACTTTTCAAACGGACTCAGAGTAACTTTCTCAATGTGAACCTGGGTGTCGGTTATCCTTTCTGATCCTGACACTTCGTATCAGCGCCCTACCTCCGGTTATCCTTAATTCTCTCCGCTGATCACTGCCAGTTTGTCAGTTTTTACTGATTTATTCGTACTTTTGTAATTCCCGCTTACTGGCTCAGGCCGCACGCCTCCCGCCGTAAGCCAACTGGAACATTTAAATTAAATTGCTATATAACAAGGTCAGATGGATCATAAAATTGCCGGGGCTTTAAAAATACTGACTCATACGGACAAAGAGGCATGTGAAACCGTTAAGGTTACTGAAAATGAGCCGGTATCAGATAAAAAACGGCTGTTTATTGAGAGCTATGGCTGTCAAATGAATTTCTCAGACAGCGAAATCGTGGCCTCCATCATGCGCGAAGCAGGCTTTGCAACAACTTCGGAAGTCAACGATGCTGATCTCATTTTTCTCAATACCTGTTCCATTCGCGAAAATGCGGAACAAAAGGTACGCACACGCCTTAAACAGCTTAATGCCGTAAAGAAGAGAAAACCCGGCATGCTGATCGGCGTTTTGGGCTGTATGGCTGAAAGGCTTAAAACCAAATTTCTCGAGGAAGAAAAAATGGTGGATATCGTTACCGGCCCCGATGCCTACCGTGATTTACCCAAGCTGGTTGAAGAAGCCGGGACAGGCCAGAAAGCGGTAAACGTTTTTCTTTCCCGTGAGGAAACCTACGCTGATATCTCGCCTGTGAGGCTGAATTCCAACGGGATCACAGCCCTGGTATCCATCATGCGGGGCTGCGACAATATGTGCAGTTTCTGCGTGGTACCCTATACCCGCGGCCGGGAAAGAAGCCGTGACCCGCGCTCGATCATCCAGGAAGCTACCGATCTCTTCCATCAAGGATACCGTGAAGTAACCTTGCTGGGCCAGAATGTGGACAGTTATAAATGGAAAAGTGCTGAGGTAAACGGTGTTTCCGAAGAGATGAATTTTGCCCGGTTGCTGGAAAATGTAGCACGCATCAGCCCGGAGCTCAGAATCCGGTTCAGTACCTCACATCCGAAGGATATTACGGACGAAGTCCTGTTTACCATAAAAAAATACGACAACATCTGCAACTATATCCATTTACCGGCACAAAGCGGCAATAGCAGGATCTTGAGCCTGATGAACCGTACCTACGACAGAGAGTGGTACCTGGGAAGAATAGATAGCATCAGAGCCATACTCGGCGAAGACTGCGGAATCTCGCATGACATGATCAGCGGCTTCTGTAGTGAAACAGAAGAGGAGCATCAGGATTCACTGAGCCTGATGGCCTACGCCCGGTTCGATTTCGGTTACATGTTTTCTTATTCCGAACGGCCTGGCACCCCAGCAGCAAAAAAATACAAAGACGACATTTCGCCAGAAGTAAAACAAAGACGCTTGGCCGAAATCATTGAATTACAACAAAAAATTTCACTGGAACGTAATCTGCGTGCCGTCGGGAAAATACACCGTGTACTGATAGAGGGGACATCCAAACGGTCGGAAGAGCATTTTTCGGGGCGCAATGACCAGAATAAAGTTGTGATTTTCCCCAGGGAAAATTTCATTGCCGGAACTTACGTAGACGTACTGGTGACAGAATGTTCCACCGCCACGCTGAAAGGCCACGTGGTAAGCAAGGTACTGGCCTAACCCTTAAACTATGGCGTGGTGTTTGGGCTGCCCCGGCTACCCGGCTCCGTTTTGCACCATGCCAAAAAGCGAAATACTACATGAATCCTTCGGAAATACAAGCTATAAAAAACCGTTTTGGGATTATCGGTACTTCGCCGGTCCTGAATCACGCTATTAACGTAGCCATACAAGTTGCCGCCACCGACCTGACGGTACTCATTACCGGAGAAAGCGGTAGCGGGAAAGAATCTTTTTCAAAAATTATCCATAACCTCAGCTCCCGGAAGCACGGGCCGTTTATAGCGATCAACTGTGGCGCCATTCCGGAAGGGACTATAGACTCCGAACTTTTCGGCCACGAAAAAGGCGCTTTTACCGGTGCATTGGACGCTCGTAAAGGATATTTTGAAACCACCAACGGAGGTACCATTTTTTTGGATGAAGTAGGCGAAATGCCCATGGGCACACAAGCCAGGCTTCTGCGCGTGCTGGAAAACGGTGAATATATCAGGGTAGGCTCTTCCAAAGTGATGAAAACCAATGTGCGTATTGTAGCCGCTACCAATGTTAATCTGCTCGATGCCGTAAACAACAGCAAGTTTCGTGAGGACCTTTTTTACCGGCTCAACACGGTACCGATCTATGTCCCTCCCCTGCGTGACCGCGGAGAAGATGTGTTACTTCTTTTTAGAAAATTCACGAACGACTTTTCCGAAAAATACCGTAGCAAACCTGTCAGGCTTGATACCGACGCACGTGAGTTACTGATGCAGTATCCGTTTCCGGGGAATATCAGGCAGTTAAAAAACATAGCCGAGCAAATCACTATTCTTGAAACGGACAAAGAGTTGCCGATCACAGCCCACAGCCTGAACAATTACCTGAATCCGGTACAACCCGCAGGGCGTAAGGCACTGGTACCTTTGCGTGCTGATGACGAATCGGCCAATCCATTTTCGGAAAGAGAGCTTTTATACAAAGTGCTTTTTGACATGCGCAGGGACGTAACCGAATTAAAAAAGCTGGTGAGGGATGTGCTTGAAAATGAAAAATATGGTGGAGAAATCCTGAAAGACCATCAGGAACTGTTTAGTTCTATAGGGAATATAGAGCCGGTTATTCCCGCACCAACCATGGAACCCACCCGCTTGCTGACACCTCCTCCCCCCCGAACCGTTGAACTGGATCGTTATGACAGATATTCCGATGACCGGGATGATATCGAAGACGTTGTCCATGTGTCAGCCGAAGAAGAATCCCTTTCACTGGAAGACAAGGAGAAGGAGATGATCATCAAGGCGCTGCGCAAAAACAATAACAAACGCAAATATGCAGCCAGCGCACTTGGAATTTCGGAACGCACGTTATATCGCAAGATTAAACAGTACGACATTGAAGAATAGCGCCTGAGACTTTACGTTAGTTTAGTAAACAACAAGGAGCCATACCAGATCCTGATATAATTAAATAATCAATAATGACTCGTATTAAAAGGTATCTCACCGAAGGGAGGCGTAATATTTTAACCCTGGCTGGCCTGTTTTCACTTTCCGTGCTTTTGTATGGCTGTGGAGTATATTCATTTACCGGAACCAGCTTATCTCCTGACATCAAGACATTTACAGTACTAAACTTTACGATGGGTACTGCCGGAGGGCCGTCGGATCTGCCGCAAAGGTTAACGGAGCAGGTAAAAGAATATTTTCAGAAAAACACGAGTCTTACCCAATTACCTTCGGGCGGAGACCTATTACTTGAGGGATCCATTACCGGATATGACGTGGTAGCTGCGGCTCCGACCGCCAGTGACCAGGCAGGCCTGAACCGGCTGAACGTAACCGTGCAGGTAAGGTTCACCAACGCGAAAGATGAAACGAAAAATTTCGACCAGTCATTCACCTATTATGCTGATTTTCCGCAGGACCAGACACTTAATCAGAACGAAGCCCGGCTGCTTCCTACTATCCAGGAAAACCTCGTGCAGCAAATTTTCAACAAATCGGCGGCAGACTGGTAAGGCAGTATCATTTTTAGTATCTTCATTTGGAAATTCAATCATTTAAATAACGATTCATGTCAATCGTAGAAAAAGAATTATTCAGCGAGCTTGTAAAAAATCCGGCTTTGGTAACCGTCGATGTTATTCCCCAGCTGGAAGAAACAACAAAGGCTTTCCCATTTTTTCAGATCGCATACTCGCTACTGGCAAAAGCTTCCGCGCTGAATGGTACGCTTGGCCTGGACCAAACCAAGCCCAAGGCGGCAGCTTATGCGCTTAGCAGGGTGGCTTTGCAGCGCCTGGTTGAAAATGACACAGATCGGTTTGACGCAAGTGAACTCGCCGGGGAACTGATTCATGCCCTTCCGGAAGAAACCGAACCGCAGGACAGTGCCGACCTGTTCATCGGCCTGGCTCCCCAGGATACCACGCCCGCCGGGCAAAAATCGGACGAGCAGAAAAAACAGCAGCAGATCATTGAAGGATTTATGAAAAAAAATCCGAAGATCATCCGCCAGGACAATCAGATTGAACCAGTAGCAGTTGACCTCAAAGGGCGGCTTGCCGAATCGGGATCGGGTGAAATTGAGACAGAAGCATTTGCAAAAATTCTGCTCAAACAAGGCAAGATTGACAGGGCCATGGACCTCTACCAAAAATTGATTTTGAAAAATCCGGAAAAAAGAAATTACTTTGCGAAAAAATTAAGCGAATTACATCATGCTGAAAATTAATTCGGCAGCTGATTAACCGAGCATTTACGCATTCATTCATTTTATATTTATTAAAGGCATGTATCTGGGTTTGATTATTCTTGTTGCAATTGTTGCAGTTTTACTGATTCTGGTGGTATTGGTACAAAATTCAAAAGGTGGTGGACTATCCAGTGAATTCAGTGGAGCGGGTTCAGCCCAAATGTTTGGCGTAAAAAAAACTACCGATTTACTTGAACAGATTACCTGGGGATTAGCCGGGGCTGTTATTCTGATTTCCCTTGCTTCTTATATTATGGTGGGCGGAAGCCAGGACGGCGGAAGCATCAAAAGCATCAATGTTGAAAGAGCGCAAAATACGGTTATTCCGGGTGGCGCAGTTGCTCCTGCACCCGCTGCTGATACTGCCAAGAAATAATTGGCTGACACTTTAAAGAAAAAGCCTGATGCTGACTCGTGAATCAGCATCAGGCTTTTTTATGCCACGTTAAGATACCTGAGCATCAGCTTTTGGGTAATTGGCAAAAGTGTTTCCTGCAGCGGATAGTCGTACCTGGATTCAACCACATAGGTTGCCGGATTGGGCATGACCTTATATTTTCTGGTCAGGTCGACTTTAAGCTGAGAAACGCTGGTACCCATTCCAATCCTGACGCGGTCAACGAAAACCGTCCTGAGATACCGTTCCTTGTACTCATTATACAATGCCAGCTGATACTGAAAAATTGACACCATTTTTTCATAGCTGTGCAAAAAGAACAGGTACCCTTCCTCGGTCCTGAGTGGTACGATACCCACGGGCGAAATGGTGATATGCTCCCCTATTTCCGATATCCGGCTGGCACCCTTATCCAGTGTGCCTGAAAACAGGGGAATTGCAAAGTCCAGAATTCCGTTCAATTCTGTAAGATAAGGAGTATCCGAAATTGTTTCTTCATACTCCAGCTTTACAGCTTTCAGATTAATCCGCTTTAAATTCTTTGGGAATGATTTGGCAATGGCCTGCTTGTTCTTCTGCAGGCCCACACAGGTATCAAAATGAAGCCTCAGTTCATTTAAGTGTGGGAAATATTTGTCTTTGGTAAACTGCCCTTCAATGTGCTGCAGGTAAGCCAGTAAGACGTATTTTTTGTATTCAAAATCAAAAATACCTTGGGTAAGCCAATTATGGTCAAGCTGGGTCATAGTATTTTGGCATTTGATGTTGGTAAAATTTAGCCATTAATTGCCAAAAAAGCAATTATGGCATCTTTCTGCCATTTATAATATCCGCATATTACCAGGATATCCCCCTTAGGTACAAAAATGTCATACTACCTATGAAAAAATGTCAGCCCCGCGGGGTTGGCACGAATTGTTTAGGAGTGAAGCCAGTCAATTTAAATTAATGACAATTAATAAATAAAAACGTTTAATATCTTATGTCAACTTTAGCAGAAATACAAGTGAGCGTACAACCTCTGGCTGACCGTGTTCTTGTAGAACCAGCCCCAGCAGAAGAAAAAACTGCATTTGGTATCATTATCCCTGATACTGCAAAAGAAAAACCGCAGCGTGGTACTGTCTTGGCAGTTGGACCAGGTAAAAAAGATGAGCCTCTTACCGTTAAAGTAGGTGACACAGTATTGTATGGCAAATATTCAGGTACTGAACTTGCCTATGAAGGCAAAGACGTGCTGATCATGCGCGAATCGGATATTTACGCCATCGTTGGTTAATTATCTTATCCAGAACAAATTAAGATTTTCCATTAAAGTTTAATTCAAATTCCTTATTCATATGTCTAAGAAAATATTTTTTGACACAGAAGCACGTGACAAAATCAAGCGTGGTGTAGATACCCTGGCTGACGCCGTTAAAGTAACCTTAGGACCTCGTGGCCGTAACGTTGTAATCGATAAAAAATTCGGTTCTCCAAGCATCACAAAGGATGGTGTAACAGTTGCGAAGGAAATCGACCTGAAAGATCCTATCGAAAACATGGGCGCTCAGTTGGTGAAAGAAGTGGCTTCAAAAACTGCTGATTCTGCTGGTGACGGTACTACAACTGCAACTGTACTGGCACAGGCGATTTATTCAATCGGTGTGAAAAACGTAGCAGCTGGTGCTAACCCCATGGATCTGAAACGTGGTATTGAAAAAGCAGTTGCTGTTATCACAAAAAATCTTGAAGGACAGAAAAAAGTGATTTCTACTTCAAAAGAAATCGCTCAGGTTGCAACTATTTCTGCTAACCATGATGAGGAAATCGGTAATATGATTGCCGAAGCGATGGAAAAAGTAGGAAAAGAAGGTGTGATCACTGTGGAAGAAGCACGTGGTACTGAAACAGAAGTGAAAACTGTTGAAGGTATGCAGTTTGACCGCGGATACCTATCTCCCTACTTTGTGACCAATACAGAGAAAATGGAAGCTGAGCTGGAACGCCCTTACATTTTGATCTCTGAGAAGAAAGTTTCTTCTATGAAAGAACTTCTTCCGGTATTGGAAGCGGTTGCTCAAACCGGCCGTCCTTTGCTTATTCTGTCAGAAGATGTTGACGGAGAGGCGCTTGCTACATTGGTAGTAAACAAAATCCGTGGTGCCTTGAAAGTAGCTGCTGTAAAAGCTCCTGGTTTTGGTGATCGTCGTAAAGCGATGCTCGAAGATATCGCCATCATCACAGGCGGACAGGTGATCAGCGAAGAACGTGGTTTCAAACTGGAAAACGTAACACTGGACTACCTGGGAACTTGCGAAAAAGCCATCATTGACAAAGACAACACAACGTTGGTAAACGGTGCCGGAAATTCTGAGGATATCCAGGGCCGCGTGAACCAGATCAAAGCACAGATCGAAAATACAACTTCGGATTACGATCGTGAAAAACTTCAGGAACGTCTTGCAAAACTGTCGGGCGGTGTAGCGATCCTTTACATTGGTGCGGCTACTGAGGTTGAAATGAAAGAGAAAAAAGACCGTGTTGACGATGCCCTGCATGCCACCCGTGCTGCTGTTGAAGAAGGTATCGTAGCAGGTGGTGGTGTTGCCTATATCCGTGCAACTACTGCCCTGGAAGGCTTAACCGGAAACAACGAAGACGAAACAACCGGTATCAACATCATCCGTGTTGCGCTGGAAGCTCCTCTGAGAACCATCGTTTCCAACTCAGGCCAGGAACCATCCGTAGTTGTTCAGAAAGTAAAAGAAGGAACAGGTTCATACGGATACAATGCCAAAGACAATGTTTATACCGACTTGCTGGAAGCTGGTATCATAGATCCTAAAAAAGTTTCACGCCTTGCTTTGGAAAACGCTGCTTCAATCGCAGGTCTTCTATTGACAACTGAATGTGTGATTGCTGACGAACCAGAAGAAAATGCAGCTCCTGCAGGCCATGGCCACGGAGGCGGCATGGGTGGAATGATGTAATATCAACCACTGCTTTGATTATACGGAAAAAGCCGGTAGCTATGCTGACCGGCTTTTTCCGTTAACAATGGATATATTTTCGAAACGGACAGCTCAAAAAAATAACCGTCCGGAAAATCCAGACGGCTATTCACTTTACTCAACGTTATGAAAAACTTCGGCATTATGACGGAGGCTTTTAAAGCAAGTCACACAGTCATAAAAGAAAAACATAACTTTTCGTAAAATTTCTATTCCGACATGCTGCCATCCTGCATCAGCAGCCTCCTGTCGGCCATTTCGGCAAGTTCTTCATTGTGAGTAACAATTACGAATGTGTGCCCGAAATCATCCCTCAGTTTAAAAAAGAGTTTGTGCAGGTCCAGCGCATTCTGAGAGTCCAGGTTGCCACTAGGCTCATCCGCAAGAATGATGGCAGGGCTGTTTAGAAGGGCCCTGGCCACGGCCACCCGCTGCTGTTCTCCGCCCGAAAGCTGCGACGGCAGGTGATTCGCCCGCTCTCTGAGCCCCAATAAGTCCAGGAGCTCCTTGCCTCTTGACACAATATCTTTTTCTTTTTTCCCACCCTGAATATATCCTGGCATACAAACATTTTCAAGAGCGGTAAACTCTGCCAGCAGATTATGAAACTGGAAAATAAAACCGATTTTTTCATTCCGGAATCTGGCCAGTTCCTTATCCCTCAGTCCCAGTGCATTGACTCCCTCAATCCATACCTCCCCGGAGTCGGGCTTGTCAAGTGTACCCAATATTTGCAGAAAAGTGCTTTTTCCGGCTCCGGAAGGGCCAACAATAGCTACAACCTCCCCCTTCCCTACTTCCAGGTCAATCCCTTTGAGAACCTGCAGAGATCCATAATTACGTTTGATTCCTTTGGCCTGGAGTAATTTCATGAATCGAAAAGATAATTGGGCAAAAAACTACCCCCGTTT
Encoded here:
- a CDS encoding queuosine precursor transporter, whose protein sequence is MELSIAERKRQRLFLVLCGIFLTNALIAEIVGGKIFSVEALLGIAPVQIPIGGQKMDFNMTAGVVNWPIVFLTSDIINEYFGRKGVKRISYLTSAFIVYTFFTIFISTQLPPAQFWLEVNKTDSQGNPFNINEAFTKVFNQGLGIMIGSITAFLLGQFLDVFVFSWLRRKTGTRYIWLRATGSTMFSQLVDSFVVIGIAFYVFGNWDLSQVFSVGSINYLYKALVAILMTPLLYVAHYFIDGYLGKEYAEELSHKAAHEQ
- a CDS encoding TrmH family RNA methyltransferase; protein product: MLSKNRIKYINSLKIKKYRQLSQAFIVEGAKSVIELLGSDFETEFVLATIDFQQKYSSILTRHIPKVETVSLEELQGLGSFQTNDSCIAVARAKKNEFISKRPGEYVIVLDDVRDPGNLGTIIRVADWYGIKNIICSPDTTDWYNPKVIAASKGSFTRVNAFYTPLDSYLSENARGEMVAGAFLGGESLYDFQFAKTGGYIVMGNESNGIGPLVEGLVTNRITIPRYGEAESLNVGIATAVILDNLRRSGI
- the tamL gene encoding translocation and assembly module lipoprotein TamL; protein product: MNNKYSVLFTVIILLFCTGLLSCARKPTPKRQRYYLGNSSFKGNNVIKNSELEALIPQKPNRRFLGLPFFPYVGLYRFGTLFYSREERQRRLIEVTQNYQKETRLNENNPRKLQKIDRRYAKKIARAQDRVDNGNFWMRVLGEKPVFYNGKDVEKNAEKIQKYLYNNGFFQAGVHFTTDTIINRIRIIYHLKEGKPTLLNHITYRVRNLEVDSIITANKKDAAIVTNKRYDGDAFEEERIRIETLLRNAGYFGFSRQYVSYLVNDTLSNPKTDSALKLVDVQVRVDMPAKEIYNKPYTIQSVHFEVLPPSGLPDSLFRKDTVQYRGIQYVFSDKKFSTKILNNKILVRPQTRYSQLKERETQQQLSLTDQFRFVNYSYRLDSAGHGLHSYFKAIPLEKYQLSTDVGLNVIQLQGAPGPFANLSYKIRNVFNGLENFESNLRGGIELVPGFLGSRQIYRSEEVGLTTSLIFPRLLLPGSFFQRKAKVYNPRTQIGLGYNYVNRPEYTRTNVKIATTYSWQPSNTTIFNLSLIDLNILNTQNIRPDFQNLLDTLQLQGNNLINSFQKSFVSDVNFNFVYNTNPLSGPPRHAKYLRVALESGGTSLNLVKKQEDLIKNIFGDLQFYKYLRWNVDYRRYWPMGRQSLLVARVNSGAVYSYGDSKVPPYEKYFFAGGSNSLRAWLPRRLGPGKAKPRLTSNNLSVEAPGEFLLEGNLEYRGHLANFFGDINYALFLDAGNVWNINSYTEEAQQFSFNRFYKEIAVGTGFGIRYDVSYFVVRFDFGVKVYDPSRQKFVLNELETDKLFKRTQSNFLNVNLGVGYPF
- the miaB gene encoding tRNA (N6-isopentenyl adenosine(37)-C2)-methylthiotransferase MiaB, with product MDHKIAGALKILTHTDKEACETVKVTENEPVSDKKRLFIESYGCQMNFSDSEIVASIMREAGFATTSEVNDADLIFLNTCSIRENAEQKVRTRLKQLNAVKKRKPGMLIGVLGCMAERLKTKFLEEEKMVDIVTGPDAYRDLPKLVEEAGTGQKAVNVFLSREETYADISPVRLNSNGITALVSIMRGCDNMCSFCVVPYTRGRERSRDPRSIIQEATDLFHQGYREVTLLGQNVDSYKWKSAEVNGVSEEMNFARLLENVARISPELRIRFSTSHPKDITDEVLFTIKKYDNICNYIHLPAQSGNSRILSLMNRTYDREWYLGRIDSIRAILGEDCGISHDMISGFCSETEEEHQDSLSLMAYARFDFGYMFSYSERPGTPAAKKYKDDISPEVKQRRLAEIIELQQKISLERNLRAVGKIHRVLIEGTSKRSEEHFSGRNDQNKVVIFPRENFIAGTYVDVLVTECSTATLKGHVVSKVLA
- a CDS encoding sigma-54 interaction domain-containing protein, translating into MNPSEIQAIKNRFGIIGTSPVLNHAINVAIQVAATDLTVLITGESGSGKESFSKIIHNLSSRKHGPFIAINCGAIPEGTIDSELFGHEKGAFTGALDARKGYFETTNGGTIFLDEVGEMPMGTQARLLRVLENGEYIRVGSSKVMKTNVRIVAATNVNLLDAVNNSKFREDLFYRLNTVPIYVPPLRDRGEDVLLLFRKFTNDFSEKYRSKPVRLDTDARELLMQYPFPGNIRQLKNIAEQITILETDKELPITAHSLNNYLNPVQPAGRKALVPLRADDESANPFSERELLYKVLFDMRRDVTELKKLVRDVLENEKYGGEILKDHQELFSSIGNIEPVIPAPTMEPTRLLTPPPPRTVELDRYDRYSDDRDDIEDVVHVSAEEESLSLEDKEKEMIIKALRKNNNKRKYAASALGISERTLYRKIKQYDIEE
- the lptE gene encoding LPS assembly lipoprotein LptE; the protein is MTRIKRYLTEGRRNILTLAGLFSLSVLLYGCGVYSFTGTSLSPDIKTFTVLNFTMGTAGGPSDLPQRLTEQVKEYFQKNTSLTQLPSGGDLLLEGSITGYDVVAAAPTASDQAGLNRLNVTVQVRFTNAKDETKNFDQSFTYYADFPQDQTLNQNEARLLPTIQENLVQQIFNKSAADW